Genomic DNA from Shouchella patagoniensis:
ACGGACGACTTGTTGTACATGGAAAATTAGTAAAAGTAGGGTGAGGGTAATGTGCTCATCTCTAACCGTGAGAAAAACCTCAAAAACGTTTCGTTCAGAGGTTTTTTAAGTATTCACAACGCGAGGGGAGGACATACTCTATCTTGGTTACACGGCTTTAATTGTTCCTTGATGAAAAATCATTTGCCAACGCGTACCATTTAATTTCCAAATCGAGCTCCGTAATGAAATGCGCCTATCATTTCGTATCGTTTCATAGGTTGCTAAGATGATTTCAGCAGATAATGGGTTAATCGCAAAGTTTGAAACAGAATGAGAGGTGGTAGAGTCATTTTTACGCCATGCAACAAGCTGGTCTTGTTTTGTATAAATGGTACCGGAACTACCAAATTCAATAAAATCTTCAGCAAGGTGTTCGTTTAAAGCGTCGTATGTATAAGTCATTAGTTCTTTTTCAAGCTGTAAAATATGGTCTGACATCAATGCTTTACTCATTTAAAGCCCTCCTTACTAGACGTTCTTTCGACTTAAATGGTTTGTTTCCCTTTAATTGAAAAATGAATAGCGTTCAAACTGGTGCTTCTTCTGCTAGAGTGATATGTTAATAAAGAATCGATTTGCAAAAGGAGGCCAATCATGATTTTAAAACTAGTGACAGTTTTCCTTGTTGTCGTCGCGATTGTGTATGTCTTACAGTCAGACTTGCTAATTCAATTGCGCGCTGACGATGCGAGTGCCCAGTTGCTGGATGGTTCGCTTCCATCTTTATTGTTTATTTCTTTTCTATTTATGGCTGTTCAGGCGGTGGTGACCGTCATTCCTCTTGCACTTATTCTCTTTTTTAATTATTTATTATTTGATTTCTGGACGGGCTACGCTTGGAGTTTGGTAACAAGTATACTTGGGAGTACAATTGCTTTTTATTTGTACCGCTTCTGGCTACATACAATTGTCGAGAAGAAAGTCAGTAAAAAATGGATGCTGCGATTAGAAAGTCGTGGTTTCTGGGTTGTGTTGACGAGCCGTCTAATACCAGTTATGCCAACGAGCTTAATCAATTTAGCTTCAGGAAGTAGTGGAATTCGCTTTCGTTCGTTTTTTAGTGCGACATTTATTGGAAATGCGCTCTATTTAATCGCGTTGTTTTTATTAATGGAAGGACTCGTGACGGCTGAATTCGAATGGATTTTGTTTAGTGTGGTGGCGATTGTCGCTGTAGCTGTCTTATTTCGGAAAAGGTTGGCGGGTTACGTGAAAGGCATATCATAAAAAGAGGGAAGCCGCATTTGGCTCCCCTTTTAATAGTCTCGCTTGTTTCCTTTTTTTACCCATTCCCAATCTTGTTCTACATTGGCACGTACTTTTTGCAGAAGTTGGTAAAATTGAGCGGCTTCTTCAGCTGACAATCCAGTTAATGCTTGCGTATTTGAGTGTTTCTCTTCTCGTAAAAGGATTGGATAAATGTCGATTGCTCGTTGAAGTGGAAAAAGACGTTTAATTTTCTTATTGGACTCGTCGTTTCGTTTTTCTACAAATCCTTGTTCAACGAGTTTAGCAACCGACCTGTGAGCCGTTGTCCTGTCTGTTTTTACAAGGTCGGCTAGTTGATCTTGGATGATGCCAGGATGTTCACAAATGCGAACAACGTATAAATATTGGCCTTTCGAAAGCCCAAACTCTTTAAACTCAATGTTGCTAAGGGACTCAAGGGAACGTGAGATGATGCCAACTTCACGTAATAAATCATTCATAGACATTTCCTTTCATTATTTTGTTGCATTCTCAACAAAAAGGTCGTAGAGTGGAGAAGGTGTTTCATACAGTGTAAAGAGAAAAATCGTTTATGTATAGGAGGCATATGTAAGGTGAGCATTAAAAACCAATCTCCCATGCGGAAAAAAATGATGGTCGTTACGGTATTGTCTGCTTCGTTTTTGTTCTTATTTAATCAATTTTTATTAATTACCGCATTCCCGACCATTATGAACGAGTTTACGATAAATGCGACTCAAGTGCAGTGGCTCACAACGTCATTCTTGTTAACGACAACAGTGATGATCCCGATGATGGGATATTTAATGAACCGTTTTACGGCAAGAGCGTTAACCATTACAGCTCTCGCTAGTTTCGCAGTCGGAACTTTTCTTGCGGCGATTGCACCATCATTTTCGTTACTGGTCGTAGCGCGAGTCATTCAAGCCATTGGCGCCGGAATGATGCTCCCCCTCGTTCAAACGGTTCTTTTACTCGTGTATCCTTATGAAAAAAGAGGCTATGCAATGGGGTTGATGGCACTGGTTTTAAATGTAGCACCAGCGATTGGTCCTCCGATAGCTGGATACATTGTTGACGTCATGGATTGGCGTTTTTTGTTTTGGCTTGTTTTGCCGCTTTCATTAGTCATTTTTGCCTTGGGCATTGTGTTTATGCAAAATGTTACGGAACAAAAAGAAGCGAAATTAGACTTGGTATCCCTAGTGTTTATCGCTTTTGGTTTCTCTAGTGTCATCCTTGGTTTAAGCAATATTAGTATTGTTGGTTTCATACACATCACAGTCATTGGACCACTCGTTTTAGGATTGATGGCTATTACAGTCCTCATTTGGAGACAGCTGCGTTTGAAGATTCCGATGCTTGAAATGCGTTTATTCCGGAAAACACTGTTCGTGTATGGCGTCATCTTGAGTTTCGTCATTTCCGTACTCTTGTTGTCGACAGAAACGCTTCTGCCCTTACTTGCACAAGATGTCCAAG
This window encodes:
- a CDS encoding TVP38/TMEM64 family protein, giving the protein MILKLVTVFLVVVAIVYVLQSDLLIQLRADDASAQLLDGSLPSLLFISFLFMAVQAVVTVIPLALILFFNYLLFDFWTGYAWSLVTSILGSTIAFYLYRFWLHTIVEKKVSKKWMLRLESRGFWVVLTSRLIPVMPTSLINLASGSSGIRFRSFFSATFIGNALYLIALFLLMEGLVTAEFEWILFSVVAIVAVAVLFRKRLAGYVKGIS
- a CDS encoding DUF4440 domain-containing protein, coding for MSKALMSDHILQLEKELMTYTYDALNEHLAEDFIEFGSSGTIYTKQDQLVAWRKNDSTTSHSVSNFAINPLSAEIILATYETIRNDRRISLRSSIWKLNGTRWQMIFHQGTIKAV
- a CDS encoding MarR family winged helix-turn-helix transcriptional regulator, with the protein product MNDLLREVGIISRSLESLSNIEFKEFGLSKGQYLYVVRICEHPGIIQDQLADLVKTDRTTAHRSVAKLVEQGFVEKRNDESNKKIKRLFPLQRAIDIYPILLREEKHSNTQALTGLSAEEAAQFYQLLQKVRANVEQDWEWVKKGNKRDY
- a CDS encoding DHA2 family efflux MFS transporter permease subunit → MSIKNQSPMRKKMMVVTVLSASFLFLFNQFLLITAFPTIMNEFTINATQVQWLTTSFLLTTTVMIPMMGYLMNRFTARALTITALASFAVGTFLAAIAPSFSLLVVARVIQAIGAGMMLPLVQTVLLLVYPYEKRGYAMGLMALVLNVAPAIGPPIAGYIVDVMDWRFLFWLVLPLSLVIFALGIVFMQNVTEQKEAKLDLVSLVFIAFGFSSVILGLSNISIVGFIHITVIGPLVLGLMAITVLIWRQLRLKIPMLEMRLFRKTLFVYGVILSFVISVLLLSTETLLPLLAQDVQGRSAFSSGMILLPGTLLLAVTAFVSGRLFDLYGARLLNIGGYALLTLTLGAFVFVDESTNILILIVCFSLFMSGIGLTMTPATAIAMNALEQSELAHGTAIVNTIKQFGAAFGVTVLTTIVSLQANQPHVDYAEGTLTGLKLAFGAMAIAALLAWILVLVTKEKKENPS